The proteins below are encoded in one region of Bremerella sp. P1:
- a CDS encoding porin, producing MNSILRFAAVPLCLALMMVHWVLGQSIPVPYPQLLPEPGVSAYDNQPLPTEPAWPVPSSIACGADYLSAEACCDDSKQRLRLPLDADVPWEPECDDSEPPKSFTLNYYVDYDRGIVLRPFDSETHPFELKVNGWIQFRHHAFSRDATSWTDNAGVTRPIRNRNAFDIERGRIVLSGFAVDKRLTYFLQLDGDTDGAHVVDFFDYWWGWKFSDLLKVQVGKRKVPGSRQWLLAARRTRFSDRPMANDFFRTDRTIGVFGVGDFGEWSHYEVMLGNGYSSSNVPNADADQQFTFAATNYFDPWGSFGSQIVDYEWTECPLVRLGHSFVYSPNAGDALGIPLGEADFLRLSDGTRLTEPGALAAGVTVSSFDVVLYGLDFAWKSHGWSIDAEVFLRWINQIEGNGPLPVTSLFQHGYYVEGGRFLLAKKLDFNLRYSHVGGEYGDASEYAAGLNWYPADSPKVKISFDVTSLDGSPLQNRSSDILVGDDGVLFRTQFQAEF from the coding sequence ATGAACTCGATCTTGAGGTTCGCTGCCGTTCCACTTTGCCTCGCGCTGATGATGGTGCATTGGGTACTTGGGCAGTCGATCCCGGTTCCCTACCCGCAGCTTCTGCCGGAACCAGGCGTCTCCGCCTACGACAACCAGCCGCTACCAACAGAGCCTGCGTGGCCGGTTCCTTCTTCCATTGCTTGCGGGGCCGATTATCTGTCGGCCGAAGCTTGCTGCGATGATAGCAAGCAGCGTCTGCGATTGCCGCTAGACGCCGACGTGCCGTGGGAGCCTGAATGCGATGACAGTGAGCCCCCGAAGTCATTTACGCTTAATTACTACGTTGACTACGATCGCGGAATTGTTCTCCGCCCTTTCGACTCCGAAACCCATCCGTTTGAACTGAAGGTGAACGGCTGGATTCAGTTTCGGCACCACGCGTTCTCCCGAGATGCCACCAGCTGGACCGATAACGCTGGCGTGACACGTCCGATTCGTAACCGCAATGCCTTCGATATCGAGCGTGGCCGCATCGTTCTGTCCGGATTCGCTGTCGACAAGCGGCTGACGTATTTTCTGCAGTTGGACGGCGACACCGACGGAGCACACGTGGTCGATTTTTTTGACTACTGGTGGGGCTGGAAGTTCAGCGACCTACTCAAGGTTCAAGTCGGCAAGCGAAAGGTGCCCGGTTCGCGTCAGTGGCTGTTGGCGGCTCGCCGGACCCGCTTCTCGGATCGTCCCATGGCGAACGATTTTTTTCGCACGGATCGAACGATCGGTGTCTTCGGCGTCGGGGATTTTGGTGAGTGGAGCCACTACGAAGTGATGCTTGGCAACGGGTACAGTTCGTCCAATGTTCCCAATGCCGACGCGGATCAGCAGTTTACCTTCGCCGCCACCAACTACTTTGATCCATGGGGTAGCTTTGGCAGCCAGATTGTTGACTATGAATGGACTGAATGCCCCTTGGTGCGACTGGGCCATTCGTTTGTCTATTCACCCAATGCCGGCGACGCGTTGGGAATTCCCTTGGGCGAAGCAGATTTCTTGCGACTCTCGGACGGAACGCGTCTGACCGAGCCAGGGGCGCTGGCTGCTGGTGTGACCGTTTCGAGTTTTGACGTCGTTTTGTATGGTCTCGATTTCGCTTGGAAGTCGCACGGCTGGAGCATCGACGCCGAAGTGTTTTTGCGTTGGATCAATCAGATCGAAGGAAACGGTCCGCTGCCGGTCACGTCGTTGTTTCAACACGGCTACTACGTCGAAGGGGGGCGATTCCTGCTGGCGAAAAAGCTCGACTTCAATCTTCGCTACTCGCATGTCGGTGGCGAGTACGGCGACGCCTCGGAGTATGCGGCCGGGTTGAATTGGTATCCTGCCGATTCTCCCAAGGTAAAGATTTCGTTCGATGTGACTTCGCTCGATGGAAGCCCACTTCAAAACCGTTCCAGCGATATCCTGGTTGGGGATGACGGCGTGCTGTTCCGCACTCAGTTCCAAGCCGAGTTCTAA
- a CDS encoding protein kinase domain-containing protein gives MTSDPLDKTGVLPASEFSPNAPGSHRLPPVFPVQDSAEQAETTREQPQSSDRIPYLGPRYEVLRKLGQGGMGAVYLALDHESNTRVAIKTLPTDIVSDEYSMQRFQKEIRLLSEVNHTNVANLIDVGRHDRNCFLVMELVEGTDLKHVVESYGALPERVALQIIREVCAGLEVAHRKGIVHRDLKPANILLSAIGVEGESPEDAVFAAVQSQIAPAIKLTDFGLARHIDQGASLQLTQTSAMLGTPYYIAPEQCTDSGKLTPGTDIYSLGITLFELLTGSTPFVADDPVKLITMHCFDDPPQLAKINSEISERTAQLVHKAIQKSPDDRFVDATHLKEEIDQILSGGASSSNVHPILPKTKGSLFEAEWQWELDGSHEDLWPLVSNTERVNASVGLPPVEYETRRDEQGQKHRFGSFKLGWTRLSWEEHPFEWVEGRRLSILREFENGPFRWFVSQVELTPKPQGGCRLSHRVKIAPRGLLGWVLAYVEVTVKGRKPLDKVYRRINEMVMGRLQGGAATDAYSPPGKISTTSQKRLNAIREKLIEDKVDTDCLQALLDYIIQAPPQKLARIRPRKLAQRLDVPESTFAATCLAACSAGLLELHWDILCPTCRVAASVKDTLKEIDRHEHCESCEHDFDVDLAKSVELIFRVHPEIRQADLKTYCIGGPEHAPHVVAQVRMEANESLELDCHLSPGAYVIRGAQLPYTINLVADPATGTHRTMLMLDPSQHTQRPIRVLAGRQVLLLTNQHEENLVVRLERSASQRDAITAADAQNLPRFQELFPGETISRDRLSNVSTCTLLAFAVTNILDLFETLGDLQTCERMRQTFERFQSVVQAHEGEVIKESDDRMVAKFPTAQSAMHAAGELYESFQSEDYSHNPLTQIAVHRGIAMSTSFNGKVSYVGKSVTQLSRLLESAPDRPWIVSGDIAQDESCQDVLETSGRILRKTDAADGSLIYEIETGNP, from the coding sequence ATGACAAGCGACCCTCTCGATAAGACCGGTGTCCTTCCAGCGAGCGAGTTCTCTCCGAACGCGCCTGGGTCTCATCGTCTACCGCCGGTTTTCCCGGTACAAGACAGTGCCGAGCAAGCCGAGACTACGCGAGAGCAGCCGCAATCCTCGGATCGGATACCGTACCTGGGTCCACGCTACGAAGTGCTCCGCAAGTTGGGCCAAGGCGGCATGGGTGCCGTCTATCTTGCGTTGGATCATGAGTCAAACACCCGCGTTGCCATCAAGACGCTTCCGACCGACATCGTCTCCGATGAATACTCGATGCAGCGGTTCCAAAAGGAAATTCGCCTGCTGTCGGAAGTGAATCATACGAATGTCGCCAACCTGATCGACGTGGGGCGGCACGATCGCAATTGCTTCCTGGTCATGGAACTGGTCGAAGGAACCGACCTGAAGCATGTCGTCGAAAGCTACGGGGCGTTGCCGGAACGTGTCGCGCTGCAAATCATTCGCGAAGTATGTGCCGGGCTGGAAGTCGCCCATAGAAAAGGAATCGTTCACCGAGATCTGAAGCCAGCCAACATTCTTCTCTCGGCGATCGGTGTCGAAGGGGAATCGCCCGAGGACGCCGTTTTCGCGGCGGTTCAATCTCAGATCGCACCGGCAATCAAGCTGACCGACTTTGGCCTGGCCCGACATATCGATCAAGGGGCTTCGCTTCAGCTGACGCAGACGTCGGCCATGCTGGGGACGCCGTACTACATCGCCCCGGAACAATGCACCGACAGCGGCAAGCTCACGCCAGGCACCGACATCTATTCGTTGGGCATCACGCTGTTTGAACTGCTGACCGGCAGCACACCGTTTGTCGCGGACGACCCGGTCAAGCTAATCACGATGCACTGCTTCGACGATCCTCCGCAATTGGCCAAGATCAATTCCGAGATCAGCGAGCGGACTGCCCAACTGGTTCATAAGGCAATCCAAAAAAGCCCTGACGATCGCTTCGTCGATGCAACGCATCTGAAGGAAGAGATCGACCAGATTCTCTCTGGCGGTGCCAGTTCCAGCAATGTCCATCCGATTCTGCCCAAGACCAAAGGCAGCCTGTTTGAAGCCGAGTGGCAATGGGAACTCGATGGCAGCCACGAAGACCTTTGGCCGTTGGTCTCGAACACCGAACGCGTGAACGCTTCGGTCGGACTGCCGCCGGTCGAATACGAAACACGACGCGACGAGCAAGGCCAGAAGCATCGCTTCGGTTCGTTTAAACTCGGTTGGACGCGTCTGTCCTGGGAAGAACATCCTTTCGAGTGGGTGGAAGGTCGCCGGCTGAGCATCCTCCGCGAATTCGAGAACGGTCCGTTCCGCTGGTTTGTCAGCCAGGTCGAACTTACCCCCAAACCGCAAGGCGGCTGCCGACTATCGCATCGCGTCAAGATCGCACCGCGCGGCCTACTGGGGTGGGTGTTGGCCTATGTCGAAGTCACCGTCAAAGGCCGCAAGCCGCTCGACAAGGTCTACCGCCGCATCAACGAAATGGTCATGGGTCGGCTCCAAGGCGGTGCCGCGACCGATGCGTACAGCCCGCCTGGGAAGATCTCGACGACCTCGCAAAAACGTTTGAATGCAATTCGCGAAAAGCTGATCGAAGACAAGGTCGATACCGACTGCCTCCAGGCACTGCTCGACTACATCATTCAAGCACCTCCGCAAAAGCTGGCGCGAATTCGACCTCGCAAACTTGCCCAGCGATTGGACGTCCCCGAAAGCACCTTCGCCGCAACATGCCTGGCCGCATGCAGTGCCGGTTTGCTGGAATTGCACTGGGACATCTTGTGTCCGACGTGCCGTGTGGCGGCCTCGGTCAAAGACACGCTGAAAGAAATCGATCGCCACGAACACTGCGAGTCGTGCGAACACGACTTCGATGTCGACCTGGCCAAGAGCGTTGAACTGATCTTCCGCGTTCATCCTGAAATTCGACAAGCCGACCTGAAAACGTACTGCATCGGCGGACCGGAACACGCACCACACGTGGTTGCCCAGGTGCGGATGGAAGCTAACGAGAGCCTGGAACTCGATTGTCACTTGTCACCGGGCGCCTACGTGATTCGGGGTGCCCAGTTGCCGTACACGATCAATCTGGTTGCTGATCCGGCAACGGGCACGCATCGAACGATGCTGATGCTCGATCCTTCGCAACATACGCAGCGGCCGATTCGCGTCTTGGCAGGACGCCAGGTTCTGCTGCTGACTAACCAACACGAAGAGAACCTCGTCGTCCGGCTGGAACGTTCCGCATCGCAGCGCGATGCCATCACCGCGGCCGACGCGCAGAACTTGCCACGTTTCCAAGAGCTGTTCCCTGGCGAGACCATCAGCCGTGATCGCCTGTCGAACGTTTCGACGTGCACGCTACTCGCGTTTGCCGTGACCAACATCCTGGACCTGTTCGAGACCTTGGGCGATTTGCAGACGTGCGAACGGATGCGACAGACGTTTGAGCGTTTCCAGAGTGTCGTCCAGGCCCACGAGGGAGAAGTCATCAAGGAATCAGACGATCGCATGGTCGCCAAGTTCCCCACCGCCCAGTCGGCCATGCATGCCGCCGGCGAGCTTTACGAGAGCTTCCAAAGCGAAGACTACTCGCACAACCCATTGACGCAGATTGCCGTGCACCGCGGCATCGCCATGTCGACCAGCTTCAATGGAAAAGTCAGTTACGTCGGCAAGTCGGTCACCCAGTTGAGCCGACTGCTGGAGTCGGCACCAGATCGACCGTGGATTGTCTCGGGCGATATTGCCCAGGACGAAAGCTGCCAGGACGTTTTAGAGACTTCCGGACGCATCCTCAGAAAAACGGACGCTGCTGACGGCAGCCTGATATACGAAATCGAAACGGGTAATCCATAA
- a CDS encoding DUF6666 family protein — translation MFPAKLSQLLLIGSFAILTPAIGFGQIYEEMGPSTYYAAPVCDPCTSMCDDCHSPSCGTWFDGLELFAGLDGSKQPQDFGVNAHFGGRLHANWGIPVFHDSGIGIQIGTALSQTDHAVAVTNTLEGSSGRTQSFITAGVFQRSCSGWNWGVVYDYLYEDDYDLLSLSQIRGTLSYELNECNEIGFVGMAPLSGADADWGGNAVYLRPLAQGRFFWRHWWQTGAHTTAWMGMADSHGQANVALGDSDETGEVIVFGADFQTPLNDYVALYGEANFVTPADTGTVDAFLGIAFYPGGGAWRWQRRQSTALLPVAGSPSFSTDLRR, via the coding sequence ATGTTCCCAGCTAAGCTAAGTCAGCTGTTATTGATCGGCTCGTTCGCGATTCTTACGCCAGCCATTGGCTTCGGACAGATCTACGAGGAAATGGGGCCAAGTACCTACTACGCCGCGCCTGTCTGCGATCCGTGCACTTCCATGTGCGATGACTGTCACTCGCCGTCGTGTGGCACCTGGTTCGATGGCCTGGAACTGTTCGCCGGTCTGGATGGGTCCAAGCAGCCGCAAGACTTTGGCGTCAACGCCCACTTCGGTGGTCGCCTGCACGCGAACTGGGGCATTCCCGTTTTCCATGATTCCGGCATCGGGATTCAGATCGGTACGGCCCTCTCTCAAACCGATCACGCCGTGGCAGTTACCAACACGCTCGAAGGCTCGTCGGGACGTACCCAAAGTTTCATCACCGCAGGCGTCTTTCAGCGAAGCTGCTCAGGCTGGAATTGGGGCGTGGTCTATGACTACCTGTACGAAGACGACTACGACCTGCTGAGTCTTTCGCAGATTCGCGGAACGCTTAGCTACGAATTGAACGAATGCAACGAAATCGGTTTCGTCGGGATGGCACCATTAAGCGGAGCCGACGCCGACTGGGGCGGCAACGCGGTTTACTTGCGTCCCCTGGCCCAGGGTCGCTTCTTCTGGCGACACTGGTGGCAAACCGGTGCCCATACGACTGCCTGGATGGGGATGGCCGATTCGCATGGCCAAGCCAACGTCGCCCTGGGCGATAGCGATGAAACAGGCGAAGTCATCGTCTTCGGAGCCGACTTCCAGACACCGCTGAATGATTACGTGGCCCTCTACGGTGAAGCCAACTTCGTCACGCCTGCCGATACCGGTACGGTCGATGCGTTCCTGGGGATTGCCTTCTATCCCGGCGGTGGTGCCTGGCGATGGCAACGTCGTCAATCGACGGCCCTCTTGCCGGTTGCCGGCAGCCCGTCGTTCTCAACCGACCTGCGACGATAG
- a CDS encoding EAL domain-containing protein, which translates to MNESSMDLTDTSHVINLDTHANAQASPDNDSAAFAAQDWAMEGCLPGHGTLSKISLRSVTVTVGRDPQGDVCLASPNVSKRHAQFVISARQIQLQDLGSTNGTFVNGKRLESVTVLNEGDLVQFADVELRLVKLQAPTVDQTAVETNPEHRWALSSMHQVLTQNKMLTFFQPIVSADKHELVGYEALVRATVEGLESPLVLFDQAARLGVEKRLSVSCRVNALKAIDQANVPGTLFLNTHPNECLEDELLKTIRDLRERSPKRDIVIEVHEEAVANLNQLREFTAAIHDLDVKLAFDDFGAGQSRLVELCQVSPDILKFDRSLIQSMVQSENNYRLIANLHDSARQLGIQTLAEGVETEEEIAASKAIGFDLFQGYAFGKPQAIDQLLAGSPK; encoded by the coding sequence ATGAACGAATCGTCCATGGACCTAACCGATACTAGTCACGTCATCAACCTCGACACGCATGCCAATGCCCAGGCATCGCCAGATAACGATTCGGCAGCTTTTGCGGCCCAAGACTGGGCCATGGAAGGATGCTTACCGGGGCACGGGACGCTTTCGAAGATCTCGCTGCGTAGCGTGACGGTCACCGTCGGACGCGATCCACAAGGCGACGTCTGCCTGGCTTCCCCGAACGTTTCGAAGCGACACGCCCAATTTGTCATCTCGGCGCGTCAGATCCAGCTGCAAGACCTGGGCAGCACCAATGGTACGTTCGTTAACGGTAAACGCCTTGAGTCGGTCACGGTCCTGAACGAAGGGGACCTGGTCCAGTTTGCCGACGTCGAACTTCGACTTGTCAAACTGCAAGCACCGACGGTCGATCAAACCGCCGTGGAAACCAACCCAGAGCATCGCTGGGCCTTGTCGAGCATGCACCAGGTGTTGACACAGAACAAGATGCTGACCTTCTTTCAGCCGATCGTCAGCGCTGACAAGCACGAACTGGTCGGGTACGAAGCCCTTGTACGGGCAACGGTCGAAGGCCTGGAGTCCCCGCTGGTTCTCTTCGACCAAGCTGCTCGATTGGGCGTGGAGAAGCGCCTGAGCGTCTCGTGCCGTGTGAACGCATTGAAGGCCATCGACCAGGCGAACGTGCCAGGTACGCTGTTTCTCAACACGCACCCCAACGAATGCCTCGAAGATGAGCTGTTGAAAACGATTCGAGATCTGCGCGAACGTTCACCGAAACGCGACATCGTGATCGAAGTGCACGAAGAAGCGGTCGCTAACTTGAACCAGCTCCGCGAATTCACGGCCGCCATTCACGACCTGGACGTCAAACTGGCCTTCGATGACTTCGGAGCCGGTCAGTCGCGTCTGGTCGAGTTGTGCCAGGTGTCGCCTGACATCCTGAAGTTCGATCGCTCGCTCATTCAGAGTATGGTCCAAAGCGAGAACAACTACCGTCTGATCGCCAACCTGCACGATTCGGCCCGTCAACTCGGCATCCAGACGCTGGCCGAAGGGGTCGAAACAGAGGAAGAGATCGCCGCGAGTAAAGCTATTGGCTTCGACCTCTTCCAAGGCTATGCGTTTGGCAAGCCGCAAGCGATTGACCAGTTGTTGGCCGGTTCGCCGAAATGA